In Acidimicrobiia bacterium, the genomic window CGCCTTGGCGGCACCGAGATCCCAGATGCGGATCCCCTCATCGGACGCGGTGTAGAGGAGTTCCCGTTCAGCGTCATAACCGGCAGCGCCTCGAGGCCGAGAAGGAATCCGCATCTTCTCCTCGCCGGTGAGCGGGTCGTACAAATAGGAGTAGCCGCCCGCCCCGACTATGACGTACCGCCCATCATCGGTGGCAGTCACTCCGAACGGTGGGTCCGGATATCTGATCCCGGTATAGACGATGTCAGTCATTGCACCCGTCTCCGAGTCGTAGGCATTGACGCTGAATGGCGTTCCTCCTTCGCCCACGTAGCCGTGCCGCGCGTAGAAGCCGTACATCCTCGAACCATCCGGAGAGACGTCTCCGACCCCCGATGCATCGGTGACGGCCACGAGCTCGAACGTCTCCGCCTCGTAAATCTCGTTGTAGCCCCAAGAGATCAAGGCGTAGAGACGCCCGTTGGCGTCGAACCGGGGACTCGGAGGACTCCACGGATCTGCGCCTGTAGAGATCGCCGCAACGCGAGTCCAGGTCTCCGTTTCGTAGACGTCGATCCATGTCTGCCCATCCCGGAGACACACGTCCACGTTCCCGACCGCCAGGAAGCGACCGTCCGCCGACCAGTCGGTATTCCCTGTACCGGGGCAGTCCTGGTACTCGAGCGTCGCTTCCACCGATCCGTCGGCCGAGAGAATCACAATCCGGCTGGGCAGTTCGTCCGGTTCGGCGACGAAGTCGTGCCATTCGAGCTCAGAGTCGAAGACCCCCAATGCGGTACTTCCGGTCGGGCCGACCACCGGGTACACGAAGCTGTCGACCGTTGCCTCCGAGTACTCCCACAGGACTTCGCGCGAGTGCGCGTCGTACATGCGGAGTGTCTGTGGCGCAACGGTGGCGGCGAGACGTGTCCCCTCGGGCGACAGGCCTATCTCCCCGCCGAATCCCGTCGTGATCTCGTCGATGAGCCGGTCGGCGCTGCCGACCTGCCAGATAGCGTTCACCAACTCCACCGGAGGGGCGTCCGAGTCGGGCGCCTCATCCAGCGCCAATAGCGCGAGGAGAGTGGCCAGTTCGGGCTGCGTCTCGAGATTGACGAGGGCCGCGGCAGCCAATTCGCGAGCCTTGGCGAGAGCCTCAGCTTCTTGTGCCGCCCGGGATTCCGCGTCGGCGCGATTGGCGTTCGATTGAGCCGTTGCAGCGTTCTCCTCCGCCAGCTTCCGTTGCCGATCGGCCTCCGCTGCGTTGAGATCGGCCGCCTCAGCCTGTCGTTCGGCTTCTGCGGCGTTGGCTTGTGCTTCTTCGGCATTCTGGGATGCTACGAAGCCCGCCCACGCAGCAACGACGGCCAGCACGGTGACCACGGCACCTGCACCCCAGGCGGTGCGGACGGTGCGGCGGTGCTGGCGGACTTCCTCCGATGCGAGGTCGTCCTTGGGGATACCACGAATCGTGGATGCGACGTCGGCCACCGCGTCGGCGAAGCGAGGGTCCTGGAGGTCGAGTTGGTCCTCGTCTTTCGCCCAACGGACGTCCACCCAGCGGGGCTCCTCGGTGAACACGCCCTGGAGCGCTTGTGGGACCGCAGTTCCGGTCATGACATCGTCGGCCCAGCCGAAGGTGCCGTCGGTGACGACCGGGAGGATCTTCCCTGGATCCCGGTTCTCGACCCAGT contains:
- a CDS encoding TIR domain-containing protein — protein: MDTAEGTGPSIARSYDGFISYSHAADDLLAPRLQLGLQRFAKPWWKRRALRIFRDESSLSANPHLWSSITEALDTSGWFVLLLSPDAAQSEWVNQEIAYWVENRDPGKILPVVTDGTFGWADDVMTGTAVPQALQGVFTEEPRWVDVRWAKDEDQLDLQDPRFADAVADVASTIRGIPKDDLASEEVRQHRRTVRTAWGAGAVVTVLAVVAAWAGFVASQNAEEAQANAAEAERQAEAADLNAAEADRQRKLAEENAATAQSNANRADAESRAAQEAEALAKARELAAAALVNLETQPELATLLALLALDEAPDSDAPPVELVNAIWQVGSADRLIDEITTGFGGEIGLSPEGTRLAATVAPQTLRMYDAHSREVLWEYSEATVDSFVYPVVGPTGSTALGVFDSELEWHDFVAEPDELPSRIVILSADGSVEATLEYQDCPGTGNTDWSADGRFLAVGNVDVCLRDGQTWIDVYETETWTRVAAISTGADPWSPPSPRFDANGRLYALISWGYNEIYEAETFELVAVTDASGVGDVSPDGSRMYGFYARHGYVGEGGTPFSVNAYDSETGAMTDIVYTGIRYPDPPFGVTATDDGRYVIVGAGGYSYLYDPLTGEEKMRIPSRPRGAAGYDAERELLYTASDEGIRIWDLGAAKA